TTTTTCCAGGAAAGCCTTTTTTATCTTCATTGCCTGCTGATTTGCATATTTGGCAAGCTCAAAATACAGATTGTCCGTAAGCAGTTCCTGAAACTGAATTCCCAGAAGACGGCCTTTTGCAAGCATTGCTCCTTTCTGTTTCAGATGAAAGCCAAATTCATCCTGAAGATTTGGATTTGTTATTACGATCGCCTCACCAATCAGTGCGCCGTTTTTGGTACCTCCTAAATAAAACACGTCGGTATATTTTGCAATATCCGCAAAACTTGTATCATTGGTTTCAGCCGTAAGAGCATGGCCAAGCCGCGCACCATCCATAAAAAGAATCAGGTTTTTATCCTGACAGAATGAATAGAGATCCCGCAGCTCCCGCATGGAATAAATAGTGCCTACTTCTGTAGAATTAGAGATATACACCATTTTCTGCTTGATCTGGTGCGGAACATTTTGGTGAATATCCAAAACACTCTGAATATCTTCCGGCCGTAACTTCCCGTCAGAAGTCAAGACTCCATGTACTTTGTGACCGGTTGCCTCAATTGCTCCGGCTTCATTAGTAAAAATATGGCCGGTATGCGCTGCCACAACACTTTCATGCGGTCTTAGTAACGCTGAAATTACAATCAGGTTGGCTTGGGTTCCACCCGAAACGAAGTGGACGGATGCGTTTGTTGAATCACATTGGGTTTTGATCAGCTCCGCCGCATTTAACGAAAATTCGTCTAGGCCATAACCATTTTGCTGGCTGAGATTATTTTTGATAATTGCTTCTAGAATTCGGGGATGCGCCCCTTCAGCGTAATCGTTTTTAAAGGAATGTCTCATTCTTATATATAGAATCTTTTGTAAATGACCTCCGCATAAACCACGGATATTGAATTATAAAAGTATATAAAATGGGTGATTTCACCAATAAAAAACGGTAAAATCACCCGTTTAAAAAAAGATTAAATTTTCCACCTTTGTGAGAGCAAAATAAGAAGTAATAAAACTAATAACCATTTTACCTTCTTTAAACGTATTTCCGGAACTGCGTAAAAGTAGTAACGATCATATATTTAAATGTTAATCAGAAACGCGCAACTCTTGCGCGTTTTTTCTTTATACAATTTATTGTTAGATTTACAGACTCATTAATCTAACTTTATATGATATCACTTAGTGAAGAAAATTACCTGAAAGCTATCTTTCATTTAATTAATGAAGAAAATACTGTAACCATCAATGAAATCAGCAAGCTCCTTGATGTAAAAATGCCAAGTGTTAACAATATGATGAAGAAATTCGCTGACAGAAACTGGGTCGTTTACGAGAGTTATAAACCCCTGAAGATTACAGATTCCGGGAAAAAACAGGCAGCACTTATCGTAAGAAAGCACCGTTTAACGGAAATGTTTCTTGTCGAAAAAATGAATTTTGGGTGGGAAAATGTTCATGAAATTGCCGAACAGCTGGAACATATTCATTCGGAAACTTTCTTTGATAAAATGGACGAAATCCTGAACTACCCTAAATTTGATCCACACGGGGAACCGATTCCGGACAAAGAAGGAAATATCATCGCTCAGGATTTGAAAAAATTAAGCGAATGCAGTATTGGACAAAAAGTGATTTTCACTGCAGTGACAATTACAGACGATGACTTTCTTACTTTTCTAAATATAAAGAATCTGGAGTTGGGAAAGGAAATTGAAATCCTGGAAATAGAAAAATTCGACAAGTCCATGACCGTAATGATCAGTGATACTTCTACAATATTAAGCAAAATTGTATGCGATAAGATTCTTGTAAAAGGATCTCTGTAAAAAGCTGTTTTGGCACATTGAAGCAATTGCCTTAACTTTGTAACATTCTCAAAATAATCAATAAAATTTAAAAATATGTCAAAAGCTATTTCGCAAGTTCCTTACGCAGTAAATGAGCCCGTAAGAACTTATGAACCGGGTTCTGCCGACGTTAACTCTTTGATTTCCACCTACAAAAAAATGTGGAAAGAGCAGGTAGAAATTCCTATGATCATCAACGGAAAAGAAATTACCACCGAAAGTAAGGTTGCTATCAGTTCTCCTCAAGATCATCAGCATAATCTAGGCTTTTATTACAAAGGCGACATGACTCATGTTGACGAAGCAATTAATACCGCTCTTGCCGCAAGAGAAAAGTGGAACAATTTAGGTTGGGAGCAGCGTGCCGCAATCTTCCTGAAAGCCGCTGACCTCGTTGCCGGGCCTTACCGTGACCGTCTGAATGCCGCAACAATGATTGGACAGAGTAAAAACGTTCATCAGGCAGAAATCGATGCAGCATGTGAGTTTATCGACTTTCTTCGGTATAATGTGGAATTCATGACCGAAATATATAGTGATCAGCCTGTTTCCGACAGCGGGATTTGGAACAGATCAGAATACCGCCCGTTGGAAGGGTTTTGTTTTGCGGTTACGCCTTTCAACTTTACAGCAATTGCGGGAAACCTCCCAACCTGTATGGCGATGATGGGAAATGTTGTAGTTTGGAAGCCTTCGGACAAACAGGTTCTTTCTGCTAAAATTATTATGGATATTCTTACAGAAGCTGGCTTACCGGCGGGCGTAATCAATATGATTTTTACAGACGGCAAAGAAACTGCAGAAAAAGTATTGGCACATCCTGATTTTGCCGGTCTGCATTTTACTGGCTCAACCACGGTATTCCAGGATATGTGGAAGAAAATCGGTAATAATATTCACCAGTATAAAACATATCCAAGAATCGTCGGAGAAACCGGAGGTAAAGACTTTATTATGGTGCATCCGTCGGCGAATGCTGAAGCTGTTGCCACAGGAATGGTTCGCGGTGCTTTTGAATATCAAGGGCAGAAATGTTCTGCTGCTTCCCGCGCTTATATCCCTAAATCGCTTTGGCCAGAAGTTAAAAATGTAATGGAAGCCCAGCTTAAAACCATTAAAATGGGAAGCCCGGAAGATCCTTCTAACTTCGTGAATGCAGTTATCGACAAAAATTCTTTCGAGAAATGTAAAGGCTACATTGAACGTGCAGAGCAATCTTCAGATGCAAAAGTAATTTTCGGAGGAAAATGCGATGATTCAAAAGGATGGTTTGTTGAACCTACCGTAATTGAAACTACGAACCCGAAATATGAATCAGTTTGCGAAGAAATCTTCGGTCCAATCCTTTCAGTGTATGTTTATGAAGACATTAACTGGAAAGAAACCCTGAAACTTGTGGATGAAACATCTCCTTATTCATTAACGGGTTCCATTTTTTCACAAGACAGATACGCGATTGACGAAGCATACAAAGCTTTGGAAAACGCCGCAGGAAACTTTTACATTAACGACAAACCGACGGGTGCAGTAGTTGGCCAGCAACCTTTTGGCGGCGCTAGAGCTTCCGGCACCAACGACAAAGCCGGTTCTAAAATGAATTTGCTGAGATGGGTTTCTGTGAGAAGTATTAAAGAAACTTTTGTTTCTCCTAAAGATTATAAATATCCTTACTTAGGATAGGATTTTAAACTTTTAAATAATTAACTCTGTCGTTCTGGCAGAGTTTTTTTGTGAGAATATTCAGACATTATAATGCCTAATTACATGCTTAATTATCGTTACTACTTAGAAATCCGGACTCAACTTATAATTTAACAAACTTTATATTTTTAAACATTCAACTGGCA
The window above is part of the Kaistella faecalis genome. Proteins encoded here:
- the pruA gene encoding L-glutamate gamma-semialdehyde dehydrogenase; protein product: MSKAISQVPYAVNEPVRTYEPGSADVNSLISTYKKMWKEQVEIPMIINGKEITTESKVAISSPQDHQHNLGFYYKGDMTHVDEAINTALAAREKWNNLGWEQRAAIFLKAADLVAGPYRDRLNAATMIGQSKNVHQAEIDAACEFIDFLRYNVEFMTEIYSDQPVSDSGIWNRSEYRPLEGFCFAVTPFNFTAIAGNLPTCMAMMGNVVVWKPSDKQVLSAKIIMDILTEAGLPAGVINMIFTDGKETAEKVLAHPDFAGLHFTGSTTVFQDMWKKIGNNIHQYKTYPRIVGETGGKDFIMVHPSANAEAVATGMVRGAFEYQGQKCSAASRAYIPKSLWPEVKNVMEAQLKTIKMGSPEDPSNFVNAVIDKNSFEKCKGYIERAEQSSDAKVIFGGKCDDSKGWFVEPTVIETTNPKYESVCEEIFGPILSVYVYEDINWKETLKLVDETSPYSLTGSIFSQDRYAIDEAYKALENAAGNFYINDKPTGAVVGQQPFGGARASGTNDKAGSKMNLLRWVSVRSIKETFVSPKDYKYPYLG
- a CDS encoding threonine aldolase family protein, with translation MRHSFKNDYAEGAHPRILEAIIKNNLSQQNGYGLDEFSLNAAELIKTQCDSTNASVHFVSGGTQANLIVISALLRPHESVVAAHTGHIFTNEAGAIEATGHKVHGVLTSDGKLRPEDIQSVLDIHQNVPHQIKQKMVYISNSTEVGTIYSMRELRDLYSFCQDKNLILFMDGARLGHALTAETNDTSFADIAKYTDVFYLGGTKNGALIGEAIVITNPNLQDEFGFHLKQKGAMLAKGRLLGIQFQELLTDNLYFELAKYANQQAMKIKKAFLEKGCAFLSETFTNQIFPILSKNQIDELSERFDFYVWKKINDEISAVRIITSWATTDEIVTEFINEIKNLK
- a CDS encoding metal-dependent transcriptional regulator; this translates as MISLSEENYLKAIFHLINEENTVTINEISKLLDVKMPSVNNMMKKFADRNWVVYESYKPLKITDSGKKQAALIVRKHRLTEMFLVEKMNFGWENVHEIAEQLEHIHSETFFDKMDEILNYPKFDPHGEPIPDKEGNIIAQDLKKLSECSIGQKVIFTAVTITDDDFLTFLNIKNLELGKEIEILEIEKFDKSMTVMISDTSTILSKIVCDKILVKGSL